Proteins from a single region of Spodoptera frugiperda isolate SF20-4 chromosome 8, AGI-APGP_CSIRO_Sfru_2.0, whole genome shotgun sequence:
- the LOC118275656 gene encoding protein NDRG3: protein MKVPFDFNRKMPTHVHENIALLNMMSSDNFEDELKSVQLHFPSNRRLHNDGACVEERVRTSRGDLLVAVRGDRSKRAIITYHDLGLNYAANFQAFFNFIDMRAILDKFCIYHVTAPGQEEGAPTLPEDYTYPSMDALASQIDFILGHFGIRSFIGFGVGAGANILARYAVVSPQKVDALVLINCTSTQAGWTEWLYQKINTRQLRSSGMTQGALDYLMWHHFGRSTDDRNHDLAQVYKESFSHVNPINLAMFIDSYLRRTDLSISRETHTIKVPVLNVTGALSPHVDDTVTFNGRLDPSKTSWLSISDCGMVLEEQPSKIAEAFRLFLQGEGYCR from the coding sequence ATGAAAGTACCATTCGATTTTAACAGAAAGATGCCTACACACGTACATGAGAACATAGCACTGCTCAATATGATGTCTTCAGACAATTTCGAAGATGAATTGAAAAGCGTTCAATTACATTTCCCATCAAATAGACGATTGCACAACGACGGCGCATGCGTAGAAGAGAGGGTGAGGACTTCCCGCGGGGACCTGCTCGTCGCCGTCCGCGGGGACCGGAGCAAGCGCGCAATCATCACTTACCATGACCTTGGACTCAACTATGCCGCCAACTTCCAGGCCTTCTTCAATTTCATCGACATGCGAGCGATATTGGACAAGTTCTGTATCTATCACGTAACCGCACCGGGACAGGAGGAGGGCGCCCCCACGCTGCCCGAGGATTATACTTATCCTAGCATGGATGCATTGGCTTCCCAAATAGACTTTATCTTGGGACACTTTGGGATAAGATCCTTTATTGGATTTGGAGTAGGCGCCGGAGCCAACATTTTGGCGCGCTATGCTGTTGTAAGTCCTCAAAAGGTTGACGCACTAGTTTTGATTAATTGCACATCTACTCAAGCCGGGTGGACTGAATGGCTATATCAGAAAATAAACACTCGACAGCTACGATCGAGTGGCATGACACAGGGGGCGCTGGATTATTTAATGTGGCATCATTTCGGGCGCAGCACTGACGATCGCAACCATGACTTAGCGCAAGTTTACAAAGAGAGTTTCTCGCATGTAAATCCGATCAATCTAGCGATGTTCATCGATTCATATTTGCGCAGGACGGACCTGAGTATCTCAAGGGAGACGCATACTATTAAAGTGCCTGTTCTGAATGTGACCGGTGCTTTGTCTCCACATGTTGATGACACGGTGACGTTCAATGGACGGCTGGACCCGTCCAAGACGTCGTGGTTGAGCATCTCGGACTGCGGGATGGTGCTGGAGGAGCAGCCGAGTAAGATAGCAGAAGCGTTCAGGTTATTCCTGCAGGGTGAGGGATACTGCAGGTAG